In Cryptomeria japonica chromosome 10, Sugi_1.0, whole genome shotgun sequence, a genomic segment contains:
- the LOC131057566 gene encoding G-type lectin S-receptor-like serine/threonine-protein kinase At2g19130 → MEMKNLAIVITIIIAIHNCSLLAVDGGDTLLMGSSLSGNQTIISKNGTFALGFFNPKGTNNWYIGIWYAQVSQKAIVWVANRENPVRSMPGVLNFSSDGRLRLFNRDDQFVWSTDNGRKASGAILMDSGNLVLLDAHEKSEIVWESFAHPGDTWLAGMKMWKGMKLTSWKSSVDPAIGLFSYGMDMSPGKSQMVMIHNNSVTYWSSGEWTGNTATKIPEMKGQNIVEMSCVRVSLSRMYYDYFINPTWKPLTARLVLQTNGEYGTYFWMGDGKWTLVWSTHRGQCSEYDICGAYGVCNANDVCSCVEGFTPKEPSQSWWSNGCARRRPLQCSIAKGTTDGFREAKNRFLPEKEAVIYNEPTQKSCRTACLNNCSCTAFSFATSHPFMCRLWFGDLFKMRASSDGQSVFIRLAASELPHSTSKRSSKPPALRVVLAATGAAFSVILALLLGVFILCKRRRARKKSIEQDVPTSLKAFTYKELRIATKNFKHKLGSGAFGSVFSGVLPDNTLVAVKKLEGSVGAEKQFRAEISTIGKIQHVNLVRLWGFCVGGSRRLLVYAYMPNGSLNSFLFHKEGEVEKLLDWKTRFEIALGTARGLVYLHEECRDRIIHCDIKPENILLDGDFHPKIADFGLAKLVGRDFSRVLTTTRGTRGYLAPEWISGLPITPKVDVYSFGMTLLEIISGRRNLDLKVEESRLYFPTWASCQIQRGNIIGVVDARIASEANIEEVRRAAMVGGLCIQDDENLRPSMGEVVKILEGTMEAPAPQIPRSLQVLVDQVDDYESHTFDRQPWTSSGSIPAMN, encoded by the coding sequence ATGGAGATGAAGAATTTGGCCATAGTCATTACTATTATTATTGCGATACATAATTGCAGTTTATTAGCAGTGGATGGTGGAGATACCCTTTTAATGGGTTCTTCCCTCTCAGGAAATCAGACCATTATATCAAAGAATGGCACGTTCGCAttgggatttttcaatcccaaagGAACGAATAATTGGTACATTGGCATCTGGTATGCGCAAGTCTCTCAGAAGGCCATTGTTTGGGTGGCTAACAGAGAGAATCCTGTCAGAAGCATGCCCGGGGTTCTCAACTTTTCAAGCGACGGTCGTCTCAGATTGTTTAACAGAGACGATCAGTTTGTTTGGTCAACTGATAATGGCCGAAAAGCCTCAGGCGCAATATTAATGGACTCCGGTAATCTAGTTTTGCTGGATGCCCACGAAAAGTCTGAGATTGTATGGGAGAGTTTTGCGCATCCAGGAGATACATGGTTGGCGGGCATGAAAATGTGGAAAGGCATGAAGTTAACTTCGTGGAAGAGCTCTGTGGATCCTGCAATTGGGCTATTCTCTTATGGAATGGACATGTCCCCAGGAAAGTCACAGATGGTGATGATCCATAACAACAGTGTTACATATTGGTCCAGTGGAGAGTGGACTGGTAATACTGCTACCAAGATTCCCGAGATGAAAGGTCAGAACATAGTCGAAATGTCCTGTGTGAGGGTTTCTCTTTCAAGAATGTACTATGATTATTTCATAAACCCGACTTGGAAACCTCTCACGGCGCGGCTAGTGTTGCAGACGAATGGAGAATATGGAACTTATTTCTGGATGGGTGACGGTAAATGGACTCTGGTTTGGTCGACACACCGGGGTCAATGCAGCGAGTATGATATCTGTGGAGCTTATGGAGTGTGCAATGCGAATGATGTGTGTAGTTGTGTTGAGGGTTTCACGCCCAAGGAACCATCTCAAAGCTGGTGGTCAAACGGGTGTGCTCGGCGAAGACCCCTGCAATGCTCTATCGCAAAGGGAACTACCGACGGCTTCCGGGAAGCCAAGAACCGATTCTTGCCCGAAAAAGAAGCAGTCATATACAATGAGCCAACACAGAAGAGTTGCCGGACTGCTTGTCTCAACAATTGCTCCTGCACAGCCTTTTCTTTCGCTACTTCTCATCCTTTCATGTGTAGACTGTGGTTTGGGGATTTATTCAAAATGCGCGCTTCATCAGACGGTCAATCCGTCTTTATTAGACTGGCCGCTTCTGAACTGCCGCATTCGACGTCAAAGCGAAGCAGCAAACCTCCTGCACTTAGAGTTGTACTTGCTGCTACTGGAGCCGCGTTCTCTGTCATTTTGGCTCTCCTGTTGGGCGTCTTTATTCTGTGTAAACGTCGAAGGGCGCGGAAGAAAAGCATTGAACAGGACGTGCCAACGTCGCTCAAAGCATTCACTTACAAAGAGCTGCGAATTGCAACCAAGAATTTCAAGCATAAGCTGGGGAGCGGAGCATTCGGCTCTGTGTTCTCAGGAGTTCTGCCAGACAACACGCTTGTAGCGGTCAAAAAACTAGAAGGTTCTGTCGGAGCAGAAAAGCAATTTCGTGCAGAAATAAGTACCATCGGGAAAATACAGCATGTGAATCTGGTGAGGCTCTGGGGATTCTGCGTAGGAGGTTCTCGAAGGCTACTGGTGTATGCTTACATGCCCAACGGCTCTCTAAATTCTTTTCTCTTCCACAAAGAGGGGGAAGTAGAGAAGTTGTTGGACTGGAAGACTCGGTTTGAAATCGCACTGGGCACTGCGCGAGGATTAGTTTATCTCCATGAAGAATGCAGGGATCGCATCATTCATTGCGATATTAAGCCTGAAAACATTCTGCTGGACGGTGACTTTCACCCCAAGATAGCTGATTTTGGGTTGGCAAAGCTAGTAGGTAGAGATTTCAGCCGCGTACTGACAACCACAAGAGGAACTCGTGGGTACTTGGCTCCCGAGTGGATCTCTGGCCTTCCTATCACTCCCAAGGTGGACGTATACAGTTTTGGCATGACGTTGCTGGAAATCATATCTGGTCGTAGAAATCTGGATCTGaaggtggaggagagcaggttgtACTTTCCTACCTGGGCTTCATGTCAAATTCAAAGAGGAAACATAATAGGCGTTGTGGATGCAAGGATAGCTAGTGAGGCTAATATAGAAGAGGTGAGAAGAGCCGCCATGGTTGGGGGACTATGCATTCAAGACGATGAGAATCTGAGGCCGAGCATGGGTGAAGTGGTGAAGATATTGGAAGGAACGATGGAAGCTCCTGCACCACAAATTCCGAGGTCTCTACAGGTGCTGGTAGATCAGGTGGATGACTACGAAAGCCATACGTTTGATCGACAACCATGGACATCAAGTGGTTCCATACCGGCAATGAATTAG